Proteins found in one Pelorhabdus rhamnosifermentans genomic segment:
- a CDS encoding HD domain-containing protein encodes MTELELKDLTEKFLDYVHQFQSDNSDIQLHMDMKAVHTEKVVEHCQSLAKVLGLTVYDNFLCQAIGLLHDLGRFKQYTLYRTFNDVISTNHAQLALTELQELGWLKRFSADEQEMIQFAIAYHNAVGIPSTATTRQAMFAKIIRDADKLDIYRVLQPMLTPPTPDGCTPSLLDKLLTGGQSLYTAMKTPDDRKLVRLMWIYDINYSWTIQQILAKNYVNVIFNYLPDEAEFHEAKKKLHDYMQRKSEQQIVVQQE; translated from the coding sequence ATGACAGAACTAGAGTTAAAGGATCTGACGGAAAAGTTTTTGGATTATGTACACCAGTTTCAGTCCGACAATTCCGATATTCAGCTGCATATGGATATGAAAGCTGTGCATACGGAAAAGGTTGTTGAGCATTGCCAAAGTCTAGCGAAAGTGCTAGGTCTTACGGTTTATGATAACTTTCTTTGTCAAGCAATTGGATTGCTGCATGATTTGGGACGATTTAAGCAATACACTTTGTATCGTACTTTTAACGATGTTATTTCAACCAATCATGCTCAGCTGGCCTTAACGGAATTGCAGGAACTTGGCTGGTTAAAGCGTTTTTCTGCTGACGAACAGGAAATGATTCAATTTGCGATTGCCTATCATAATGCAGTAGGCATTCCAAGCACAGCCACGACGAGGCAAGCAATGTTTGCTAAGATCATTCGTGATGCTGATAAATTGGATATTTACCGTGTGTTGCAACCGATGTTAACGCCGCCGACTCCGGACGGTTGTACACCCAGTTTGCTTGATAAGCTGCTTACAGGGGGGCAGTCTCTCTATACAGCTATGAAAACTCCTGATGATCGCAAGTTAGTGCGATTGATGTGGATTTATGACATAAATTATTCATGGACAATCCAGCAGATTTTAGCGAAAAATTACGTAAATGTTATTTTTAATTATTTGCCTGATGAGGCTGAGTTTCATGAGGCTAAGAAAAAACTCCATGACTATATGCAACGTAAATCAGAACAGCAGATAGTAGTCCAGCAAGAATAA
- a CDS encoding LL-diaminopimelate aminotransferase, with protein sequence MATINENYLKLPGSYLFAEIARKVNYFKEQNPSANIIRLGIGDVTLPLPPAVIASLHDAVDEMANADTFHGYGPEQGYTFLIQKIIDTDYKPRNIQLDVDEVFVSDGSKSDTGNFQEIFGVDNTIAITDPVYPVYLDTNVMAGRTGELVNGKFGKVLYLTCNQDNNFVPELPKEKADIIYICMPNNPTGTTLTRTQLKTWVEYAKKNGSILLYDAAYEAYIQQDDIPHSIYEIEGAKDVAIEFRSFSKNAGFTGTRCAFTVVPKSVKAKTASGELYPLNSLWNRRQTTKFNGVPYIIQKGAEAVYSANGQKQIKDLVSYYMTNAKVIREGLTSIGLSVYGGVNAPYIWLKVPQGLDSWAFFDKLLEEAHIVGTPGSGFGPAGEGYFRLTAFGSQESTVEAIERIKTRLKL encoded by the coding sequence ATGGCTACAATTAATGAAAACTACTTAAAATTACCTGGAAGTTATTTATTTGCGGAAATCGCTCGGAAGGTTAATTACTTTAAAGAACAAAATCCCTCCGCGAACATTATCCGCTTGGGTATTGGCGATGTAACCCTGCCACTCCCGCCGGCAGTGATTGCAAGCCTGCATGACGCTGTTGACGAAATGGCCAATGCAGATACTTTCCATGGCTATGGACCCGAGCAGGGTTATACATTTTTAATTCAAAAAATCATTGACACAGACTATAAACCACGTAATATTCAGCTCGATGTTGATGAAGTATTCGTAAGTGACGGATCCAAAAGTGACACAGGAAATTTCCAGGAAATTTTTGGTGTAGACAACACCATTGCCATTACTGATCCCGTTTATCCCGTTTACTTAGATACCAATGTTATGGCAGGGCGTACAGGCGAACTCGTAAATGGCAAATTTGGTAAAGTACTTTATCTCACCTGTAACCAGGACAATAATTTTGTACCTGAATTGCCTAAGGAAAAAGCCGATATTATTTACATATGTATGCCAAACAATCCGACTGGCACGACCTTGACAAGAACTCAACTAAAAACTTGGGTCGAATATGCCAAGAAAAACGGCTCTATTTTACTCTACGATGCAGCCTACGAAGCTTATATTCAACAAGACGATATTCCCCATAGTATTTATGAAATCGAAGGCGCAAAAGATGTTGCCATAGAATTTCGCTCTTTCTCTAAAAATGCCGGATTTACAGGAACTCGTTGCGCCTTTACTGTCGTACCCAAAAGTGTCAAAGCTAAAACCGCTTCAGGAGAACTCTATCCTCTAAATAGCTTATGGAATCGACGTCAAACAACCAAATTTAATGGTGTCCCTTATATCATTCAGAAGGGCGCAGAAGCTGTTTATTCAGCTAATGGTCAAAAACAAATCAAAGACCTTGTCAGTTATTACATGACAAATGCTAAGGTTATTCGTGAAGGACTGACAAGTATCGGTCTTAGTGTCTATGGTGGCGTAAATGCCCCTTATATCTGGTTAAAAGTTCCACAAGGACTCGACTCTTGGGCCTTCTTTGACAAACTGCTTGAAGAAGCACATATTGTCGGCACCCCAGGATCAGGCTTTGGTCCGGCAGGCGAAGGTTACTTCCGTCTCACTGCTTTTGGTAGCCAGGAAAGCACGGTTGAAGCCATCGAACGTATAAAAACACGTTTAAAGCTTTAA
- a CDS encoding HD-GYP domain-containing protein, whose protein sequence is MRKINIQYAKPDMTLARDIITDTGIILLVRGIALSQNLINKLATLHITTIFVEDPLYEGIIAPEYISLELQQQALSVLSTVLQTLKNKGTLNVQPVIQLSTQIVEELMCNPKTSICLNEIMTHDDPTFSHSLNCAIYAILLGQFNGLNYPDLKELAAGALLHDIGKNDISTTLLNKPDKLSADEFELIKKHAQWGFEKLIVLHWDLSSLVAHMAWQHHEKMDGSGYPRGIGGNDILFHARIVSIADVYEALTANRPYRPALSPKKAHDIIQAGLGTHFDDELGKLFLSKVALYSPGTLVTINTGETALIVSIPPNNPKYPVIRIIKEPDGQPCKPYEIHLEEHPQIHIINSQ, encoded by the coding sequence TTGCGGAAAATTAACATACAATATGCTAAACCGGACATGACTTTAGCCCGCGACATTATTACCGACACTGGCATTATCCTACTTGTACGCGGTATCGCCCTCTCACAAAATTTAATTAATAAATTAGCCACTTTACACATCACAACCATTTTTGTAGAAGACCCTCTGTACGAAGGAATTATAGCGCCCGAATACATTAGTCTCGAATTGCAACAACAAGCCCTATCAGTACTCAGTACTGTGCTCCAGACCTTGAAAAACAAAGGCACGCTCAATGTACAACCTGTTATCCAATTGTCTACCCAGATTGTAGAAGAATTAATGTGTAATCCCAAAACATCCATTTGCTTAAATGAAATTATGACGCATGACGATCCAACTTTTTCCCATTCTTTAAATTGCGCAATTTATGCCATTTTACTTGGTCAATTCAATGGCTTAAACTATCCAGATTTAAAAGAACTGGCTGCAGGCGCCTTACTGCACGATATAGGGAAAAATGATATTAGCACAACCCTATTAAATAAACCAGATAAACTATCTGCCGATGAATTTGAATTAATCAAGAAGCATGCGCAATGGGGCTTTGAAAAACTGATTGTTTTGCATTGGGACTTATCCAGTCTCGTCGCTCATATGGCCTGGCAGCATCATGAAAAAATGGATGGCAGCGGTTATCCACGCGGTATAGGGGGAAATGACATCCTTTTTCATGCTCGAATTGTGTCTATTGCTGATGTATATGAAGCACTTACTGCTAATCGTCCGTATCGTCCTGCCCTATCACCCAAAAAGGCCCATGATATTATCCAAGCCGGACTCGGCACCCATTTTGATGATGAACTCGGAAAGCTTTTTTTATCTAAAGTAGCTCTTTACTCTCCAGGCACACTCGTTACAATCAACACAGGAGAAACAGCCCTCATTGTTTCTATTCCACCGAATAACCCTAAATATCCAGTCATTAGAATTATCAAAGAACCTGACGGACAACCTTGTAAGCCCTATGAAATCCATCTTGAGGAACATCCACAAATTCATATTATTAATAGCCAATAA
- a CDS encoding RNA polymerase sigma factor gives MTVIISDEELARQIQQGDETALETMIVRYHSKIFSYIYLMSKNYHSANDITQEVFIKICRSIRTYHPEFPFKAWIYAIALNTCKNYLKSAYVQKNVFGLEMSENIWDSEDTPEESLRKQDEREAIMEVLTKLSDIHREVIILRFYEELKLEEIALVLNIPVGTVKSRLSNGLNNLKKLLKEEGEELG, from the coding sequence GTGACAGTAATTATTTCTGATGAAGAACTTGCAAGGCAAATACAACAGGGAGACGAAACGGCTTTGGAGACCATGATTGTTCGTTACCATTCCAAGATATTTTCCTATATTTACTTGATGAGTAAGAATTATCATAGTGCTAACGATATCACGCAAGAGGTATTTATCAAGATATGTCGGAGTATAAGGACGTATCATCCGGAGTTTCCTTTTAAAGCCTGGATTTATGCAATTGCGTTAAACACATGTAAAAACTATTTGAAAAGCGCATATGTACAAAAAAATGTTTTTGGTCTTGAGATGTCAGAGAATATTTGGGACAGTGAGGATACACCGGAAGAAAGTCTGCGAAAGCAGGACGAGCGGGAAGCTATTATGGAGGTTCTCACTAAATTGTCAGATATTCACCGTGAAGTGATTATCCTTCGTTTTTATGAGGAATTAAAGCTGGAAGAAATAGCATTGGTATTGAATATTCCTGTAGGTACTGTTAAATCAAGGTTATCCAATGGTTTAAATAATCTTAAAAAGCTGCTTAAAGAAGAGGGCGAGGAACTTGGATAA
- a CDS encoding ATP-binding cassette domain-containing protein translates to MLELSSITKCFNQNCVLNHISFSLPKGLHLLTGPNGAGKTTLLRIIAGVIAPAAGQVSLNGIFLHGDSVKFKAHMGYLPQKFGVYPEMTAQDFLRYFADLKGIPASIAASRVEEVMDIAKITSFHNKTLRDWTKGMRQKVGIAQGLLNDPDLLLMDEPLSGLDPEERDYFCNLFSQVSSERIVLLSTHIISELTALADSIMLLHNEKLQFKGPIPRMLDAASGSVWLATLSESEWIDRKNKWVVSSLRSDKGLYEVRIISDVRPEITEVRSVEPTLEEAYIYLVSKGYSE, encoded by the coding sequence ATGTTAGAATTGTCTTCAATTACAAAGTGTTTCAATCAAAACTGTGTACTAAATCATATTTCCTTTTCTTTGCCGAAAGGATTGCATCTGCTGACTGGCCCTAATGGGGCGGGTAAGACAACTTTATTGCGCATTATTGCGGGAGTTATTGCGCCAGCGGCAGGTCAAGTATCGCTTAATGGAATTTTTCTTCATGGTGACAGTGTCAAATTTAAAGCTCATATGGGATACTTGCCGCAGAAATTCGGGGTGTATCCGGAAATGACCGCTCAGGATTTTTTGAGGTACTTTGCTGACTTAAAGGGGATTCCGGCTTCCATTGCGGCTTCAAGGGTTGAAGAAGTAATGGATATTGCAAAAATTACTTCTTTTCATAATAAAACGTTGCGTGATTGGACCAAGGGGATGCGTCAAAAAGTTGGTATTGCCCAAGGATTATTAAACGACCCGGATCTTCTCCTTATGGACGAGCCGCTATCAGGGCTTGACCCAGAAGAGCGGGATTATTTTTGTAATTTGTTTTCGCAAGTTTCTTCTGAACGTATTGTTCTGTTGAGTACCCATATCATTTCAGAGTTAACCGCTTTGGCAGATAGCATCATGCTGTTACATAATGAAAAACTGCAGTTTAAAGGTCCTATACCTAGAATGTTGGACGCGGCGAGTGGCTCTGTATGGCTGGCTACTCTATCTGAGAGTGAGTGGATTGATAGAAAAAATAAATGGGTAGTCAGCAGTTTGCGCTCTGATAAAGGGTTGTATGAAGTAAGGATTATTAGTGATGTCAGGCCGGAGATTACAGAAGTTCGTTCCGTGGAGCCTACCTTGGAAGAAGCGTATATTTATCTGGTATCCAAGGGTTATTCAGAATGA
- a CDS encoding ATP-binding cassette domain-containing protein translates to MIFIMIEINNLSKMYNNKCMALDGITCSIDKGVFGLLGSNGAGKSTLLKIIATMIEPTIGRVTVNGLDVCYDKVMIRNHLGYLPQEFGFYPRLTGFEMLEYFAVLKGITDKRARKTQVTEAIELVNLTEARNKRIAVYSFGMKQRLGFAQALLGSPRLLIMDEPTVGLDPIERNHIRNVISELGRKITIIYSTHILADIEVCCSELAVLRQGNLVFQGKPEELAKLATGKTGQIKASTSVKDGYLALIKSAR, encoded by the coding sequence ATGATATTTATAATGATAGAGATTAATAACCTTAGTAAAATGTATAACAATAAGTGTATGGCATTGGACGGAATTACTTGCAGCATAGACAAAGGTGTATTCGGGCTTTTGGGGTCAAACGGTGCGGGGAAAAGCACCTTGTTGAAGATTATAGCGACGATGATTGAGCCTACGATTGGCAGAGTAACTGTTAATGGTTTAGATGTATGTTACGATAAAGTAATGATTCGCAATCATTTAGGTTACTTGCCGCAAGAATTTGGTTTTTACCCCAGGTTGACTGGTTTTGAAATGCTGGAGTATTTTGCAGTATTAAAAGGGATAACCGATAAACGGGCAAGAAAGACGCAGGTGACTGAAGCTATTGAGTTAGTTAATCTTACGGAGGCCAGGAATAAAAGGATTGCTGTATATTCTTTTGGAATGAAACAAAGGCTGGGGTTTGCGCAAGCTTTATTGGGTAGCCCTCGCCTTTTAATCATGGACGAACCGACTGTAGGGCTTGATCCAATCGAGCGCAATCATATTCGCAATGTAATCAGTGAATTAGGACGGAAGATTACAATTATTTATTCTACGCATATCCTTGCTGATATTGAGGTTTGCTGTTCGGAACTTGCTGTTTTACGTCAAGGTAATTTGGTGTTTCAAGGAAAGCCAGAGGAACTTGCCAAGTTGGCCACAGGTAAGACTGGGCAGATAAAAGCGAGTACTAGTGTGAAAGACGGGTATCTGGCATTGATAAAATCGGCGAGGTAA
- a CDS encoding ABC transporter permease, which yields MHSIMAIALQEMRLGLKSVGYWLLVMLTDSLAIFVIYENQYLGLWLLYVFYMFFVFWNTGMIARDWRRGISEIVNTLPCKDWELLMGRALGSFLLLVLLGMQLFLGIMTVVFFVFHMQLPFFNLLGDYWLNYILISINSICVALFIETICRSRVFLSIFITTIYLILMFFLEGDNFTSLPYWLPPINLAVNQAFCVPSSQLTGHFPNTGLIPVVVCYQLGFSAILLLVSFYFYSKRRSLGQLRLSYMLVLTTAFAVFLSGAILFVREYEGRDKTYQEAFVNAVADAGQAVDTANMLRPVRYVMDIKLKTALNTVDCGAKLFFRNTSNSEIQEIPLTLKNYYVIHNVKDGSGRELVWQRKGDFIEVKLSSPLAAGAAMEIFLDYSGKVWEWFSDYDTQPQGLINFVSPSMTLLRSGHAWYPTLGKNQVYHTSDQRISWSDQPRTVLSARYISHQSTAFTINVEIDKDMEVVTGLPLTEDVRLPDNAVRKFVFSSPSARDVFLIAAPYEIIKMAALDGNITAYCAKPHEDSAKNIVELVKDRITFYENLIPLKDKQLLNVVEVPGFLLDGWLGAAERKIFGLANSIPISEDDFISLPTENRSQGEVQLLYFEESVLSLWWPGFDTSDPGNISAGMLSYMYTLYKENKMGKEYYDGVKRFWLQYKPVPSVNRERRYAGGENLVVKEIFLLLDDIRQSELGDEGVKAFMQKVHTVSVNTYDREIEWCDILHVMDEFGQELLEKGYSIQQVNAIMAEPRKKAEYMNSLNLSYEENKVLLRIRKVH from the coding sequence ATGCATAGTATAATGGCGATTGCTTTGCAGGAAATGAGATTAGGATTAAAGAGTGTCGGTTATTGGCTGCTTGTGATGTTAACCGATTCTTTGGCAATATTTGTTATTTATGAGAATCAATATTTGGGTCTCTGGCTCTTATATGTTTTTTATATGTTTTTTGTCTTCTGGAATACTGGCATGATTGCTAGGGATTGGCGCAGGGGCATTTCAGAGATTGTTAATACACTTCCGTGTAAGGATTGGGAGTTGCTAATGGGGCGAGCGTTAGGCAGCTTTTTGCTTTTAGTGTTGCTGGGGATGCAACTGTTTTTAGGCATAATGACCGTGGTATTCTTTGTTTTTCATATGCAGTTGCCGTTTTTCAACCTGTTAGGGGACTATTGGTTAAATTATATTTTGATCAGTATAAATTCAATATGCGTTGCTTTGTTTATAGAGACCATTTGTCGTTCCCGAGTATTTTTGTCTATCTTTATAACCACTATTTATCTGATATTGATGTTCTTTCTTGAGGGTGATAATTTTACCTCATTGCCGTATTGGTTACCCCCTATAAATTTGGCGGTCAATCAGGCTTTTTGTGTTCCTTCTTCGCAGCTAACAGGTCACTTTCCTAACACTGGACTTATACCAGTGGTTGTTTGCTATCAGTTGGGATTTTCGGCAATTTTGTTATTAGTCAGTTTCTATTTTTATAGCAAGCGACGTTCTTTAGGGCAACTGAGATTATCGTATATGCTGGTGTTGACAACGGCCTTTGCCGTGTTTTTATCAGGTGCTATTTTATTTGTCCGGGAGTACGAAGGGCGCGACAAAACCTATCAGGAGGCGTTTGTTAACGCGGTGGCTGATGCCGGACAAGCAGTAGATACGGCTAACATGCTGCGGCCTGTTAGGTATGTAATGGATATTAAATTGAAAACAGCCTTGAACACCGTGGACTGTGGTGCAAAGCTTTTTTTCAGAAATACGAGTAACAGCGAAATACAAGAGATACCGTTGACCTTGAAAAATTATTATGTCATTCACAATGTAAAAGACGGCAGCGGGCGAGAGCTTGTTTGGCAAAGAAAGGGCGATTTTATTGAGGTGAAACTAAGTTCGCCCCTTGCTGCTGGAGCTGCTATGGAGATTTTCCTGGATTATTCCGGCAAAGTATGGGAGTGGTTTTCTGATTATGATACCCAGCCCCAGGGGCTCATTAATTTCGTTTCACCCTCTATGACATTGTTAAGGTCTGGACATGCATGGTATCCTACTTTAGGTAAGAATCAGGTATATCATACGAGTGATCAGCGGATATCGTGGAGTGATCAACCCCGAACGGTGTTGTCAGCGCGCTATATCTCGCACCAGTCTACTGCGTTTACCATAAATGTTGAAATAGATAAGGACATGGAAGTTGTGACAGGACTGCCGCTTACTGAAGATGTGCGTCTACCTGATAACGCTGTCAGGAAGTTTGTTTTTTCCAGTCCGTCTGCGCGTGATGTTTTTCTGATTGCTGCTCCTTATGAGATTATAAAAATGGCTGCTCTCGATGGAAACATCACAGCGTATTGCGCAAAACCCCATGAGGATAGCGCAAAGAATATCGTAGAACTAGTAAAAGATAGAATCACATTTTATGAGAATCTGATACCGCTAAAAGACAAGCAACTTTTGAATGTAGTTGAGGTGCCTGGATTTTTGCTGGATGGTTGGCTGGGTGCTGCTGAACGCAAAATATTTGGGTTGGCAAATAGTATTCCGATTTCGGAAGATGATTTTATATCATTGCCAACCGAAAATAGGAGTCAAGGGGAAGTGCAACTGCTCTATTTTGAAGAGTCTGTTCTAAGTCTCTGGTGGCCGGGTTTTGATACAAGCGATCCGGGAAATATAAGTGCCGGGATGCTTTCCTATATGTATACCTTGTATAAAGAGAATAAAATGGGCAAAGAGTACTATGACGGTGTAAAGCGGTTTTGGCTGCAGTACAAACCGGTGCCTAGCGTAAATAGGGAAAGGAGATATGCTGGGGGAGAAAATTTGGTTGTAAAAGAGATTTTTTTACTTCTTGATGATATTAGGCAATCCGAGTTAGGCGATGAGGGTGTAAAAGCTTTTATGCAAAAAGTCCATACAGTATCAGTTAACACATATGATAGGGAAATTGAGTGGTGTGATATACTTCACGTTATGGATGAATTTGGGCAAGAACTGTTAGAAAAGGGCTATTCCATTCAGCAAGTCAATGCGATTATGGCGGAGCCAAGGAAAAAGGCGGAATATATGAATTCTCTAAATTTGTCTTATGAGGAAAACAAAGTGCTACTTAGGATTAGGAAGGTTCATTGA
- a CDS encoding ArnT family glycosyltransferase encodes MSTKKLFWFTMLFSLVIKCLLAAIIPLTGDEAYFFIWGKHLDFGYYDHPPMVGWFLAFMLLFGDSELLLRLPSIVIGQLIGGLIYWMFKGVEREKAYLAAILFLVSPVNILNIIITTDTPLILFVFLSSLTFYFGLINNRNWLFILAGAFGGLAFLSKYFAVLLAFSYVIYVTLYQRNKKGIKALCYVFGAAIPFILINVYWNYENDWTNVVFNMITRQEGETKFNPAYILAYVFSQAYLLTPILVGTWIKRRQAILSAIAGTDLKLFGILFAAPMMVFLVLSAEKSIGVHWTLSFLPFAFVLNYVVFNCDTLRRLAKWVTLFTAVHLIVIFGFLALPYSVTENVSFVKKQVATIKAKEVGILLEPYKKDFFFATESYVKSGVFYHKIGTYFSVFGIGTFHGRQDDKLTNYQAFDGKNILIFKDQSYNIDNYRSYFNRLEVKEYRIDDVPVYFILGYEFKYDVYKEKVLRPIREKFYRIPYYLPSKKAFFQNKYFSNDTESYDQ; translated from the coding sequence TTGTCAACTAAGAAACTATTTTGGTTTACTATGCTGTTCAGCCTCGTGATAAAATGCTTGTTGGCAGCAATAATTCCATTGACAGGCGATGAAGCTTATTTTTTTATTTGGGGTAAACATTTGGATTTCGGGTACTATGATCATCCGCCGATGGTGGGATGGTTTCTCGCATTTATGCTTTTGTTTGGTGATTCAGAGCTTCTGTTGCGGTTGCCATCGATAGTGATTGGACAGTTGATTGGCGGTCTAATATATTGGATGTTTAAAGGCGTTGAGCGGGAAAAGGCCTATCTTGCCGCAATCTTATTTTTAGTTTCACCAGTCAACATACTGAATATAATTATTACTACCGATACGCCGCTGATACTTTTTGTTTTTCTTTCATCACTAACTTTTTATTTTGGTTTAATAAATAATAGGAATTGGCTGTTCATATTGGCAGGGGCTTTTGGCGGATTGGCGTTTCTATCAAAATATTTTGCTGTGCTGTTGGCTTTTTCATACGTTATCTATGTGACGTTATATCAAAGAAACAAGAAAGGGATAAAAGCTCTTTGTTATGTCTTCGGCGCAGCGATACCGTTTATACTCATCAATGTGTATTGGAATTATGAGAATGATTGGACTAATGTTGTTTTTAATATGATAACTCGTCAAGAAGGTGAAACTAAGTTCAATCCAGCTTACATATTGGCTTACGTTTTTTCACAGGCATATTTACTTACTCCCATATTGGTCGGAACATGGATTAAACGGCGGCAGGCGATCTTATCGGCTATTGCCGGAACGGATCTTAAATTGTTCGGAATACTTTTTGCTGCTCCTATGATGGTCTTTCTGGTGTTATCGGCAGAAAAAAGTATCGGAGTCCATTGGACACTGTCGTTCCTGCCGTTTGCTTTTGTCTTAAACTATGTTGTTTTTAACTGCGATACTTTAAGGCGCTTGGCCAAGTGGGTAACGCTGTTCACCGCAGTTCATCTGATAGTCATTTTCGGATTTTTAGCATTACCGTACTCAGTTACTGAAAATGTGAGCTTTGTCAAAAAACAGGTTGCTACTATTAAAGCAAAGGAAGTTGGCATATTACTTGAACCCTACAAGAAAGATTTTTTCTTTGCAACTGAAAGCTATGTTAAATCGGGAGTTTTTTATCATAAAATTGGGACCTATTTCAGTGTTTTCGGCATTGGAACATTCCATGGGAGACAAGATGATAAGCTGACAAATTATCAGGCTTTTGACGGGAAGAACATACTTATTTTTAAAGATCAATCCTATAATATTGATAATTATCGATCTTATTTTAATCGGTTAGAGGTCAAAGAATATAGGATTGATGATGTTCCGGTTTATTTTATTTTAGGATATGAGTTTAAGTATGATGTTTATAAGGAAAAAGTATTAAGACCTATTAGGGAAAAATTTTATCGTATTCCTTACTATCTTCCTTCAAAAAAAGCATTTTTCCAAAACAAGTATTTTTCGAATGATACGGAATCGTATGATCAGTAA
- a CDS encoding nucleotide sugar dehydrogenase, whose amino-acid sequence MFSYDVCIIGGCGHVGLPLSIALADCGKKVMVYDINTESVNAVRQGNMPFHEDGADELLKKVLAAGSLLLSDSPSVISDSNVIIMIIGTPVDEHLNPKFGVMIESVNQCIPYFRNGQTLILRSTVYPGISQRVSCWLIEAGLTMNVCFCPERILEGKAMTELHTLPQIISSFTPEGLQKCRELFGLLTNEIVEVLPAEAELAKLFTNVWRYIKFAVANQFYMIANDYHLDFYQVYHAVTHQYARAKDLPKAGFAAGPCLFKDSMQLAAFNNGNFYLGHAAMLVNEGFPNYVVQKLRSKYPISQMTVGILGMAFKGDSGDIRESLSYKLRKILQIQAGKVLCADSFVVDASFVSQEELVAKSDIVIIATPHSQYRDIIFPENRIVADVWNVLGKGGQI is encoded by the coding sequence ATGTTTTCTTATGACGTTTGTATAATTGGTGGTTGTGGACATGTGGGATTGCCCTTGTCTATTGCACTGGCTGATTGTGGTAAGAAAGTAATGGTTTATGATATTAATACAGAGTCAGTAAATGCTGTGCGACAGGGTAACATGCCATTTCATGAAGACGGTGCCGATGAACTCCTGAAAAAAGTTCTTGCAGCTGGGAGTCTTCTACTATCAGACTCTCCCAGCGTAATTTCTGACAGCAATGTTATAATAATGATCATTGGAACTCCTGTAGATGAGCATTTAAATCCGAAATTTGGAGTTATGATTGAATCGGTTAATCAGTGTATTCCGTATTTTCGCAATGGACAAACCCTGATTTTGCGGAGCACAGTGTATCCGGGTATCAGCCAGCGCGTGAGTTGTTGGCTGATAGAAGCTGGGTTAACCATGAATGTCTGTTTCTGCCCGGAAAGAATACTAGAAGGAAAAGCAATGACTGAATTACACACTTTGCCACAAATCATTTCTTCTTTTACTCCGGAAGGATTACAAAAATGTCGAGAACTATTTGGACTTTTAACGAATGAAATTGTCGAGGTACTGCCTGCTGAGGCAGAATTAGCAAAGCTATTTACCAATGTTTGGCGTTATATCAAGTTTGCAGTAGCTAACCAGTTTTATATGATAGCCAATGACTATCATCTGGATTTCTACCAAGTGTACCATGCGGTTACACACCAGTATGCGCGGGCGAAAGATTTGCCAAAGGCGGGATTTGCCGCAGGTCCTTGTTTGTTTAAAGATTCTATGCAATTGGCTGCTTTTAATAATGGCAATTTCTACTTGGGACATGCTGCAATGCTTGTCAATGAGGGTTTTCCAAATTACGTAGTGCAAAAGCTGAGATCAAAATATCCTATTTCCCAGATGACAGTAGGCATTTTGGGAATGGCATTTAAGGGGGATAGCGGGGACATACGCGAGTCGCTGTCCTATAAATTGCGGAAAATTCTTCAAATACAAGCAGGAAAGGTTCTTTGCGCTGATTCATTTGTGGTAGATGCCTCTTTTGTTTCACAAGAAGAACTAGTTGCAAAATCTGATATTGTAATTATAGCCACACCACATAGTCAATATAGGGATATCATATTTCCAGAAAATAGAATTGTTGCCGACGTTTGGAATGTTTTGGGAAAAGGAGGACAAATTTAA